The Marinobacter szutsaonensis sequence AACTCATCCCGCTGACCGGAAACCACCTCGTGCATGGTACGCACACCGAACTCGTTGCGCAGGCCGTTGTCCACCCGTGAGGACAGCAGGGACTGGGCACGGAACTCGTCACCACCGGTTGACCGGTAAAAGGTGTCCACATCGGCAATCTGCCACGCGATGTAGGAGTCCACGTCCAGGGGTTTCTTCTCGACGGTCAGGTACTGATGGGCCGGAAGGTCCGTGGTCAGCACCCGTACGTCAAACTCCCTGACCTGATCAATCACCGGCACTTTGAAGTGGATCCCCGCCGGGATGTTGGTTTCAATCAGCTCACCGAAGCGCAGCAGAACGCCCCGGTGGGTTTCCGGAATGATGTAGACACTGGCCGACACCACCAGAACAACGATCAAGGCACCGGCAAGGCCGATAATACTTTTCGGACCCATTGATTATCTCCCCGTTCTGGAATTGGTGGCCTGACGATTACGCAGTTCACGCAACACTTCGTCAGTCACTGACTGGATATCCACCTGGCCGCTCATGGAACCGGTGTTACCGGAGCTGTCACGACCACTGGTCACCGTGTTGCGCTTGATCATCTGATCCAGTGGCAGGTACATCATGTTGTTAGAAGACTTGGTGTCGACAAACACCTTGCTGGTGTTGGACATCACATTTTCCAGAGCCTGGATGTACATCCGTTCACGAGTGACCCGGGGCGCGTCGGAATACACCGCCAGCAGATCCAGATAACGGGCGGTTTCACCGCGCGCGGTCTCTACAACCCGCGACTTGTAGGCGTTCGCCTCCTCGATCAGGCGCTGCGCCCGACCACGGGCCTCGGGAACGATCTTGTTCCGGTAAGTCTCGGCTTCCTCGATCGAGCGCTGCTCATCCTCGCGGGCACGCTGAACTTCCCGGAACGCATCCTGGACCGGACCAGGCGGCTGGGTGCTTTCAACGTTCACACGAACGATCCGAAGACCCGCACCGTAATCCTGCAGGAAAGCCTGGAGCCGCTGCTCCACGTTGATCGCCAACTCGGCACGGCCCTCGGTAAGCACGTCATCCAGAGTGGCACTGCCCACTTCATGGCGCAGGGCACTGTCGGTGGCAAATGCCAAAGCCTGGTTGGAGTCACGCACGTTCAGCACGTAGTCCCGGGCATTGCTGACCTGGTACTGCACCTGAAGGTCAACGGTGACCAGGTTTTCGTCCTGGGTCAGCATCTGGCCCGCGGATTCGGCGCTACGTACGTTGGTTACCCGAACCTTGCGCACATCGTCAATCAGAGGCACTTTGAAGCGAAGCCCCGGGTCTTCAGTACGGGAATATTCGCCAAAGCGAAGCACGACGGCCCGCTCCTGCTCGTCCACAGTGTAAAAGGACTGGTAAACGACGTAACCGACGACCAGTATCGCCGCCAGGGCAATAACAGCACCGAAGCCTCCGGCACTACCGCCAGAGCCACTATCGCCGCCTCCAGACTTGCCGCCTTTGCCGCCCAACATCTTGTTGAGCTTGTCCAGGCCCTTTTTCAGCGCCTCGTCGAGGTCTGGCGGCCCCTGATCATTGCCGCCGCGACGACCACCACCGGTCCCCCAGGGATCGTTGTCGTTACGGTTTCCACCCGGTTC is a genomic window containing:
- the hflK gene encoding FtsH protease activity modulator HflK, producing the protein MAWNEPGGNRNDNDPWGTGGGRRGGNDQGPPDLDEALKKGLDKLNKMLGGKGGKSGGGDSGSGGSAGGFGAVIALAAILVVGYVVYQSFYTVDEQERAVVLRFGEYSRTEDPGLRFKVPLIDDVRKVRVTNVRSAESAGQMLTQDENLVTVDLQVQYQVSNARDYVLNVRDSNQALAFATDSALRHEVGSATLDDVLTEGRAELAINVEQRLQAFLQDYGAGLRIVRVNVESTQPPGPVQDAFREVQRAREDEQRSIEEAETYRNKIVPEARGRAQRLIEEANAYKSRVVETARGETARYLDLLAVYSDAPRVTRERMYIQALENVMSNTSKVFVDTKSSNNMMYLPLDQMIKRNTVTSGRDSSGNTGSMSGQVDIQSVTDEVLRELRNRQATNSRTGR